The following proteins are encoded in a genomic region of Dehalococcoidales bacterium:
- a CDS encoding sigma-70 family RNA polymerase sigma factor gives MNVSICMNGGYLVQDEQDLVHRAQNGDKEAFTELYETYFGKLYRYVVARIGNRAEAEDMTQQVFVKAYKSISSYRWRGVPFSAWLFRIAHNLVVDFFRKESKRPTVPLEESLVASNDNVQQVVERRLDIERVMAATRQLTAAQREVVSLRFAGGLAIAEVARVMGKSEGAVKALQHSAIAALRRILLVGENGVKG, from the coding sequence ATGAACGTGAGCATCTGCATGAACGGGGGTTATCTGGTGCAGGATGAACAGGACCTTGTCCACCGCGCACAGAACGGAGACAAGGAGGCTTTTACCGAGTTATACGAGACCTATTTCGGCAAGCTCTATCGCTATGTGGTTGCCCGCATAGGGAACAGGGCGGAGGCTGAGGACATGACCCAGCAGGTCTTCGTGAAGGCTTATAAGTCCATCTCCTCTTACAGGTGGAGGGGGGTGCCTTTCTCTGCCTGGCTGTTTCGTATCGCCCACAACCTTGTCGTCGACTTCTTCAGGAAAGAGAGCAAGAGACCGACAGTCCCGCTCGAGGAATCGCTGGTGGCCAGTAATGACAACGTGCAGCAGGTTGTTGAGCGGCGGCTGGATATCGAGCGCGTGATGGCAGCAACCCGGCAGTTGACCGCGGCGCAGCGTGAGGTGGTCAGCCTGCGCTTTGCCGGTGGGCTGGCTATTGCTGAGGTCGCCAGAGTCATGGGCAAGAGTGAGGGAGCGGTTAAGGCGTTACAACACAGTGCGATAGCAGCCCTGCGTAGAATACTTCTCGTGGGAGAGAACGGTGTCAAAGGATAG
- the rimI gene encoding ribosomal protein S18-alanine N-acetyltransferase has product MPDYVRQMRREDIDRVLEIDREAFPTEWPPPNFERELDNRLACYIVACRAEAGNIPDLVEAIRKSDPPEKSFAGLIYRVRKLFGNNRLPDKEPSARGDEVITGFAGFWVLVDEAHITSIATREVYRRQGIGELMLQSVIDLAAGKKARMVTLEVRVSNIVAQGLYARYGFNQVGLRRGYYTDNREDAFVMTTDSIHSAAFRAHVRELKQTYQAKWGTDRYQLAH; this is encoded by the coding sequence GTGCCTGACTATGTTCGCCAGATGCGCCGTGAAGATATCGACCGGGTGCTTGAAATTGACCGTGAGGCCTTCCCCACGGAATGGCCGCCACCCAACTTCGAGCGGGAACTCGACAACCGTCTGGCCTGCTACATAGTGGCCTGCCGGGCCGAGGCCGGAAACATTCCGGATCTGGTTGAGGCAATCCGGAAGTCAGACCCACCGGAGAAAAGCTTTGCCGGCCTGATATATCGGGTACGGAAGCTCTTCGGTAACAACAGGCTGCCAGACAAAGAGCCTTCAGCGCGGGGTGACGAGGTCATTACCGGCTTTGCCGGTTTCTGGGTCTTGGTTGACGAGGCCCACATAACCAGTATCGCAACCCGGGAAGTATACCGTCGACAGGGCATCGGGGAACTGATGCTGCAGTCCGTTATCGACCTGGCTGCCGGAAAGAAGGCCCGTATGGTTACCCTGGAAGTCCGCGTTTCCAATATCGTTGCTCAGGGCCTCTATGCCAGGTACGGCTTCAACCAGGTGGGTCTGCGGCGAGGCTACTATACCGATAACCGGGAAGATGCCTTCGTGATGACAACCGATAGTATCCATTCGGCGGCATTCCGGGCACATGTCCGGGAGCTGAAGCAGACCTACCAGGCGAAATGGGGAACGGACCGCTATCAACTGGCGCACTAA
- a CDS encoding tautomerase family protein encodes MCLLVESAREAVMPVVIIEMWEGRTIDQKKKLVEGITESFVQIGVPREAVQVIVKDNPKHNWSIAGKLASEPAP; translated from the coding sequence ATGTGCCTGCTCGTAGAATCCGCCCGGGAGGCTGTTATGCCGGTTGTTATCATTGAGATGTGGGAAGGTCGCACTATCGACCAGAAGAAGAAACTGGTCGAGGGGATAACCGAGTCCTTCGTCCAGATAGGTGTACCGCGGGAAGCGGTGCAGGTCATTGTGAAAGACAATCCCAAGCACAACTGGTCGATTGCGGGTAAGCTGGCTTCAGAGCCAGCACCGTAA
- a CDS encoding class I SAM-dependent methyltransferase, with protein sequence MERKLATDTFDRIAPGWYNFRHWSIFRNELETLAQRWRSGRLLNLGCAHGPDFLPFAADFDLHGVDFSGEMLRQGQKYALKFSFNPGLVMADVARLPFAAETFDWALSVATYHHLKRDGAAIALGELYRVLKPGGEAFITVWNRWQSRFRLRGREAAVPWRTGNEVLYRYYYLFTYPELEGLVKRAGFRILKSFPESSYRFPLKFFSRNICLLVGKE encoded by the coding sequence GTGGAGAGAAAATTAGCTACGGATACATTCGACCGAATAGCTCCCGGCTGGTACAACTTCCGGCACTGGTCGATATTCCGCAACGAGCTGGAGACCCTGGCGCAGAGGTGGCGGAGCGGTCGGTTGCTGAACCTCGGTTGTGCTCACGGCCCCGACTTCCTGCCGTTTGCCGCCGATTTCGACCTGCACGGCGTGGACTTCTCCGGGGAGATGCTGCGGCAGGGGCAGAAGTACGCACTCAAGTTCAGCTTCAACCCCGGCTTGGTGATGGCGGATGTTGCCCGCCTGCCCTTCGCTGCGGAGACCTTTGACTGGGCGCTCTCGGTGGCTACCTACCACCACCTGAAACGGGATGGCGCAGCGATAGCCCTTGGTGAACTCTACCGAGTCCTCAAACCGGGCGGCGAGGCATTTATCACTGTCTGGAACCGGTGGCAGTCCAGATTCCGGCTGAGGGGGAGGGAGGCGGCTGTTCCATGGCGAACCGGCAACGAGGTCCTGTACCGCTACTACTACCTGTTCACCTATCCGGAGCTGGAGGGGCTGGTGAAGAGGGCTGGTTTTCGGATACTGAAGTCCTTCCCGGAAAGCTCCTACCGTTTTCCGCTGAAGTTCTTCTCCCGGAACATCTGCCTGCTGGTGGGGAAGGAGTGA
- a CDS encoding deoxyuridine 5'-triphosphate nucleotidohydrolase — MTAVLSREDIRKLLEADPPLVEGYRDLESQLQPNGFDFTVRDIALPQTQGRIAVSNNQRLVSDLAPLVFDGLGFLELMPGAYIITYNEVVNLPNNVMALSRPRSSLLRSGVTVHGAVWDAGYSGRSRTLMVVHNPRGFRLQRNAAVVQLIFMRLTGETEGYSGTYQGENLQ; from the coding sequence ATGACCGCCGTCCTGTCAAGAGAAGATATCCGCAAGCTGCTGGAGGCAGACCCGCCGCTGGTCGAGGGTTACCGCGACCTGGAGTCCCAGCTACAGCCCAACGGGTTCGACTTCACGGTGCGGGATATCGCCCTGCCCCAGACACAGGGCCGGATTGCCGTCAGCAACAACCAGAGACTGGTGTCCGACCTGGCGCCGCTGGTCTTCGATGGGCTGGGCTTTCTGGAGTTGATGCCCGGTGCTTACATCATCACCTACAATGAAGTGGTAAACCTGCCCAACAACGTCATGGCTTTGTCCCGGCCGCGCTCCAGTCTCCTCAGGAGCGGGGTTACGGTACATGGTGCCGTCTGGGACGCCGGTTACTCCGGCCGCTCCCGCACGCTGATGGTGGTGCATAATCCGCGCGGCTTTCGACTCCAGAGGAACGCAGCAGTCGTCCAGCTTATCTTCATGCGGTTGACCGGAGAGACGGAAGGGTACTCCGGAACCTACCAGGGGGAGAACCTGCAGTAG
- a CDS encoding GNAT family N-acetyltransferase codes for MPGNIRIIEATESDLPAIVALLSELVDTVDSREGLDTAVVTENVSTLLHSPACYLLVAKDGGDVVGCINFAVRRTALHDGLSGLIDEMFVRRSSRGSGVGLQLVQAAVETCRHLGCIELEVSTEKTNRAARRFYRKCGFKEDAVQLEMQL; via the coding sequence ATGCCGGGCAACATACGCATAATTGAGGCGACGGAGTCAGACCTGCCCGCGATCGTTGCCCTGCTGTCTGAACTCGTCGATACCGTGGACAGCAGGGAAGGCCTGGACACGGCGGTCGTCACGGAGAACGTTTCTACCCTCCTGCACAGTCCCGCCTGCTATCTGCTGGTGGCGAAGGACGGAGGCGACGTCGTCGGTTGCATCAACTTCGCGGTGCGCCGTACGGCCCTGCACGATGGCCTGAGCGGACTGATTGATGAGATGTTCGTCCGCCGGAGTTCCCGCGGGTCGGGCGTCGGCCTCCAGCTGGTCCAGGCTGCCGTCGAGACGTGCCGTCACCTTGGCTGTATCGAGCTTGAGGTCAGCACCGAGAAGACCAATCGCGCCGCGCGACGATTCTACCGCAAATGCGGGTTCAAAGAGGACGCCGTCCAGCTCGAAATGCAGCTGTGA
- a CDS encoding cytidine/deoxycytidylate deaminase family protein produces MERLSIDDYFLKIASVVAERATCLRHHMGAIAVRDKHILTTGYNGAAAGLKDCLELGCLRDEQDIPSGERHEICRAIHAEQNVIIQAALHGVSLGGCTIYCTHTPCVLCAKMLVNARIKRFVSFGEYSDDAFRELFREAGVEVEIRERPSDRIGFLD; encoded by the coding sequence TTGGAGCGACTGAGCATAGACGATTATTTCCTGAAGATAGCCTCGGTGGTGGCGGAACGTGCCACCTGCCTCCGGCACCACATGGGGGCGATCGCCGTCCGGGACAAGCATATCCTGACCACCGGCTATAACGGTGCCGCCGCCGGCCTCAAAGACTGCCTGGAGCTGGGTTGCCTGCGGGATGAGCAGGACATTCCTTCCGGGGAGAGGCACGAGATTTGCCGCGCCATTCACGCCGAACAGAACGTCATCATCCAGGCAGCGCTACACGGTGTCAGCCTGGGGGGGTGCACGATTTACTGCACCCATACGCCCTGTGTGCTCTGCGCCAAGATGCTGGTCAACGCCCGGATAAAGCGGTTCGTCAGCTTCGGGGAGTACAGTGATGACGCCTTCCGGGAGCTGTTCCGTGAAGCCGGAGTAGAGGTAGAGATAAGGGAAAGGCCGTCCGACCGTATCGGGTTTCTGGACTGA
- a CDS encoding AAA family ATPase — protein MKVVSVVGMAGAGKSEVARLFARNGFVRIRFGDVTDEEVRKRGLVLNEANERSVRELLRKEHGMATYAELNLPRIETALKTSDVVIDGLYSWEEYIHLKNHFGEDMCLVAVWASPATRYARLGRRRERPLTPEEATGRDRAEIENLNKGGPIAVADFLVINESGLDDLARQTERIISVVGV, from the coding sequence ATGAAGGTTGTTTCTGTCGTAGGTATGGCCGGAGCGGGTAAGTCAGAGGTAGCCCGCCTGTTTGCGCGAAATGGATTCGTCAGGATAAGGTTCGGCGACGTTACGGATGAGGAGGTCAGGAAGCGGGGGCTGGTGCTGAACGAGGCCAACGAGCGCTCCGTCCGGGAACTGCTGCGCAAGGAGCACGGGATGGCGACCTATGCCGAACTGAACCTGCCCCGGATTGAAACCGCCCTGAAGACGTCGGATGTGGTCATTGACGGCCTCTACTCCTGGGAGGAGTATATTCACCTCAAGAACCACTTTGGCGAAGATATGTGCCTGGTGGCAGTCTGGGCGTCACCGGCTACCCGGTACGCTCGGCTGGGCAGGAGACGCGAGCGGCCGTTGACCCCTGAAGAGGCGACCGGCCGGGACCGCGCCGAGATAGAGAACCTCAACAAGGGCGGCCCCATCGCAGTCGCGGACTTCCTGGTTATCAACGAGTCCGGTCTGGACGACCTTGCCCGGCAAACAGAGCGCATCATATCCGTTGTGGGGGTCTGA
- a CDS encoding ABC transporter permease: protein MTGTVILVIAVAFQLMDSWWTLLVPALSCLQGLMFAAIAVLVTSLVPSFYTFNHLFTLFITPMFFFSGVFFPLSRFPVVVQNLSWIAPLIPVVTLTRALFHG, encoded by the coding sequence ATGACCGGCACCGTCATTCTGGTGATTGCTGTTGCTTTTCAGCTGATGGACTCGTGGTGGACACTGCTGGTACCGGCACTTTCCTGTCTCCAGGGGCTGATGTTCGCCGCCATCGCCGTGCTCGTGACCTCCCTGGTGCCTTCGTTCTATACCTTCAACCACCTCTTCACCCTGTTCATCACACCGATGTTCTTCTTCAGCGGGGTGTTCTTCCCGCTTTCGCGTTTTCCGGTGGTGGTGCAGAACCTCAGCTGGATTGCCCCGCTGATACCGGTGGTTACCCTTACCAGGGCGCTCTTTCACGGGTAG
- a CDS encoding ATP-binding cassette domain-containing protein has product MAIIVTRNLSKKFKDLLAVDKVDLEVEEGECFGLLGPNGAGKTSLIRMITAVSPPLSGDIWVDGMDVRRHPRQVKAVLGVVPQMDNLDEDLTVLQNLTTFARYFGITKAEANARGLINQPRIAILDEPTVGLDPQTRHLVWQQLRELRARGVTQLLCTQNM; this is encoded by the coding sequence ATGGCCATTATCGTCACCCGCAATCTGTCCAAGAAGTTCAAGGACCTGCTGGCGGTCGACAAAGTCGACCTGGAGGTGGAGGAGGGGGAGTGCTTTGGCCTGCTGGGGCCGAACGGCGCGGGCAAGACCTCACTCATCCGCATGATCACCGCCGTCTCGCCACCGCTCAGCGGCGACATCTGGGTCGATGGTATGGACGTCAGGAGGCATCCGCGGCAGGTGAAGGCCGTCCTCGGTGTGGTGCCCCAGATGGACAACCTGGACGAAGACCTGACCGTCCTCCAGAACCTGACCACCTTCGCCCGGTACTTTGGCATAACCAAGGCGGAGGCGAATGCCCGGGGGCTGATTAATCAGCCGCGAATCGCCATCCTGGACGAACCGACGGTAGGTCTTGACCCGCAGACCCGGCACCTAGTCTGGCAGCAGCTACGCGAGCTTCGGGCGCGGGGGGTCACGCAGCTTCTCTGCACCCAGAACATGTAG
- a CDS encoding MATE family efflux transporter produces MEPENPGQLQDTTERLGTERLSKLLLRLSLPSIASMLTISLYHLTDTFWLGQLSYQAIAAVTVTFPFFILVIAAGVGTGVGANALASRCFGEKDIETTNRVAGQLFPLTAVLGILLVVVSSFLARPIATLLGAGEDIADMAADYIFFFGFGTPFMLFRLMTRNVFQASGDAIKPMMFTIAGAIVNVVLDPFLIFGWGPFPEMGVGGAALATSIAGVVGAAFSFYYLVGNRSVYRLKLHHLKPDFSIIAQIYRVGLPSMMMELTETITFAFFNRIVAGFGSVALAALGIAIRISDLAFMPIIGVGHGLLPIVGYCFGAGLWKRLWAAVRLASLSLAVLLGLATVFLEIFTPQAIGIFNNDPELMSVAVPGMRLFISTLILIGPSIMFITTFQGLSKGKTAMVMSLARQLLFFIPALLLLPRYIGINGVWLSIPISDGLGSIVSAVWLYHEYRHQQRSGVWDVAPVTEIVPESVPRGRATLD; encoded by the coding sequence GTGGAACCTGAGAACCCCGGACAACTACAGGATACTACCGAGCGTCTCGGCACGGAGCGGCTGAGCAAGCTGCTGCTGCGTTTGAGCCTGCCCAGTATTGCCTCTATGCTCACAATATCGCTCTACCACCTTACGGATACCTTCTGGCTGGGCCAGCTTAGCTATCAGGCGATTGCCGCAGTGACGGTTACCTTCCCCTTTTTTATCCTGGTCATCGCTGCTGGTGTCGGCACCGGCGTGGGGGCCAACGCACTTGCTTCGCGGTGCTTCGGCGAGAAGGATATTGAGACTACCAACCGCGTCGCGGGGCAGTTGTTTCCACTGACTGCGGTCCTTGGTATCTTACTTGTGGTGGTAAGCTCGTTTCTTGCCCGGCCGATTGCGACCCTGCTGGGCGCTGGCGAGGATATCGCGGACATGGCGGCCGACTACATATTCTTCTTTGGGTTTGGCACGCCTTTCATGCTCTTCCGCCTGATGACGCGCAACGTTTTTCAGGCTTCGGGGGATGCCATCAAACCAATGATGTTCACAATTGCCGGCGCCATCGTTAATGTGGTACTGGACCCGTTCCTCATCTTTGGCTGGGGACCGTTTCCGGAGATGGGTGTCGGTGGGGCGGCACTGGCAACATCGATTGCCGGCGTGGTCGGCGCCGCGTTTAGCTTCTACTATCTGGTGGGTAACCGCTCCGTATATCGCCTCAAACTGCACCATCTCAAGCCGGATTTTTCCATAATAGCGCAGATATACCGGGTGGGCTTACCTTCAATGATGATGGAGCTCACCGAGACTATTACCTTCGCTTTCTTCAACCGGATTGTCGCCGGGTTCGGCTCGGTGGCACTGGCAGCACTGGGGATAGCGATAAGGATATCGGACCTTGCCTTCATGCCCATTATCGGCGTGGGGCACGGATTGCTGCCGATTGTCGGTTACTGTTTCGGGGCCGGCCTCTGGAAACGGCTCTGGGCAGCGGTGCGACTGGCTTCACTGAGCCTGGCGGTACTGCTGGGCCTCGCCACGGTATTCCTGGAGATATTCACCCCGCAGGCAATCGGTATATTCAATAACGACCCGGAACTGATGAGTGTCGCCGTGCCGGGGATGCGCCTCTTTATCTCCACCCTTATCCTGATAGGCCCATCGATTATGTTTATCACTACCTTCCAGGGACTGTCAAAAGGGAAAACGGCGATGGTGATGTCGCTGGCACGTCAGCTTCTCTTCTTCATTCCGGCCTTACTGCTGCTGCCGAGGTACATCGGTATTAACGGCGTCTGGTTGTCGATACCGATATCAGACGGACTCGGCAGCATTGTGTCTGCTGTCTGGTTGTATCACGAGTACCGACATCAGCAGCGGAGTGGGGTGTGGGATGTTGCGCCGGTAACCGAGATTGTCCCGGAATCAGTGCCAAGGGGTCGGGCCACCCTGGATTGA
- a CDS encoding DUF4352 domain-containing protein, which yields MTKILLVAMITVLATATACSSGLTRGDRTSDEAHAFLLHSAQIIDKLDGDTPGEGNTFLIIKYEVENLHSQRDAQRQWNEQIVLASGDDFFDPVPLKSLDNELWQTTLASGESKTGYIAYAVPDEVDDFKLTLTLPVSGTESVYDFRPVDIRISANADFVLSRLEQIERTRGIFLIGGLLGSFTSSPIRYLGTILVPEEEIDQLLEDTKDLSEDARLAAIEDYLLSHGHGKLE from the coding sequence ATGACAAAGATACTCCTGGTGGCAATGATAACGGTCCTGGCAACGGCCACGGCCTGTTCATCGGGTCTTACCCGCGGCGACCGGACCAGCGACGAAGCCCACGCTTTCCTGCTGCACAGCGCACAGATTATCGACAAGCTTGATGGGGATACACCGGGCGAGGGGAATACCTTTCTCATCATCAAGTACGAGGTTGAAAACCTTCATAGCCAGAGGGATGCTCAGCGGCAGTGGAACGAACAGATAGTGCTGGCAAGCGGTGACGACTTCTTCGATCCTGTTCCCCTCAAGTCCCTTGATAATGAGCTCTGGCAAACGACACTGGCAAGCGGTGAGTCCAAAACGGGCTATATTGCTTACGCGGTGCCCGACGAAGTGGATGACTTCAAGCTGACACTCACCCTCCCGGTATCCGGTACTGAAAGTGTCTACGACTTCCGGCCGGTAGACATAAGGATAAGTGCAAACGCGGACTTCGTCCTGAGCCGGCTGGAACAGATAGAGCGGACCAGGGGAATTTTCCTTATCGGTGGTCTGCTGGGTTCCTTTACCAGCTCCCCTATCAGATACTTGGGGACAATACTCGTCCCCGAAGAGGAAATCGACCAGTTGCTGGAAGACACGAAAGACCTCTCCGAGGACGCGAGACTGGCGGCGATAGAGGATTACCTGCTGTCGCACGGGCATGGGAAGCTGGAGTAG
- a CDS encoding rubrerythrin family protein — protein MTDTEKNLHVAFAGESQANRRYIFFAEKAQKEGHSQIARLFRAAAEAETIHARNHFNAMDGIGSTRDNLTAGVIGEHREFTGMYPSFIEQARIDDYKRAERTFDLANQVEEVHYNLFQEALKALESEQEIKDEPVFVCQVCGYTVAGEAPEKCPVCGAPAKSFTRVE, from the coding sequence ATGACCGATACTGAGAAAAACCTGCATGTTGCCTTTGCCGGAGAGAGCCAGGCTAACCGCCGCTACATTTTCTTCGCGGAGAAGGCGCAAAAAGAGGGCCACTCGCAGATAGCCAGGCTGTTCCGAGCCGCTGCCGAGGCAGAGACAATTCACGCCCGCAATCACTTCAATGCCATGGACGGCATCGGCTCAACCAGGGATAACCTGACCGCCGGCGTTATCGGCGAGCACCGTGAGTTCACCGGGATGTACCCTTCGTTCATAGAGCAGGCCAGGATTGACGACTACAAGCGGGCGGAGAGAACTTTCGACCTGGCCAACCAGGTGGAAGAGGTCCACTACAACCTGTTCCAGGAGGCGCTGAAGGCCTTGGAGTCCGAGCAGGAGATAAAGGACGAGCCTGTTTTCGTCTGCCAGGTATGCGGCTACACCGTGGCCGGAGAAGCCCCGGAAAAGTGTCCGGTCTGTGGCGCGCCGGCGAAGTCATTCACGCGGGTGGAGTAG
- the ispE gene encoding 4-(cytidine 5'-diphospho)-2-C-methyl-D-erythritol kinase, which produces MLTLLAPAKLNLTLEVVGKRDDGYHEIRSVVQTIGLCDRLLFQASRQTEYSSNMPEWLPEQSLVPRAVDLVREATGCNLGVEIQVEKYIPLMSGLGGDSSDAAAVLRGLNGLWELNLSQEKLRELASRLGSDVALFLYGGTVMIEGRGEKVTPLPSLSTMWVVLVLPEVPREPGKTGRAYANLQEADYTDGRATERLVETLKTGRDFAPSRLFNTFERSAYTSSSELVACRERMLAAGADNVHLTGSGPALFTLIKDRTEAEGLHDRLSRPGMEVYLAEMLATGEWLN; this is translated from the coding sequence ATGCTGACTTTACTGGCACCGGCCAAGCTGAACCTGACTCTTGAGGTCGTCGGCAAACGTGATGACGGCTATCACGAAATCCGCAGCGTCGTCCAGACGATAGGATTGTGCGACCGTCTCCTCTTTCAAGCCAGCCGACAAACGGAATACAGTTCGAACATGCCGGAGTGGCTCCCTGAGCAGAGCCTGGTACCGAGGGCAGTCGACCTGGTTCGTGAGGCTACCGGGTGCAATCTGGGAGTGGAGATTCAGGTCGAAAAGTACATCCCGCTGATGTCCGGTCTGGGCGGGGACAGCAGTGATGCCGCCGCCGTACTTCGCGGACTCAACGGGTTGTGGGAGCTCAACCTGTCTCAGGAGAAGCTGCGGGAGCTGGCATCAAGACTGGGCTCCGACGTAGCCCTGTTCCTGTACGGAGGGACGGTAATGATAGAGGGCCGGGGGGAGAAGGTCACCCCGCTGCCGTCGTTGTCGACAATGTGGGTTGTCCTGGTGTTGCCGGAAGTGCCACGGGAGCCAGGGAAGACCGGTCGTGCCTATGCGAACCTGCAAGAGGCGGACTACACAGATGGTAGAGCCACCGAACGGCTGGTGGAGACACTGAAGACCGGCAGGGACTTCGCTCCGTCGCGGCTATTCAATACCTTCGAGCGCAGCGCTTATACCAGTTCCTCGGAACTGGTGGCTTGCCGGGAGCGGATGCTCGCTGCCGGTGCTGATAACGTCCACCTCACCGGGTCAGGACCGGCGCTGTTTACGCTGATAAAAGATAGGACCGAAGCTGAGGGACTGCACGACCGGTTAAGCCGGCCGGGGATGGAGGTGTATCTGGCGGAGATGCTGGCGACCGGAGAGTGGCTAAACTAG
- a CDS encoding transglutaminase-like domain-containing protein encodes MHNVWKRLFIVAVILLVTCAALCGSFWYQLEDTKAQLVNTRVELDISNKQLAETKTLLDNTEVQLVDTEAQLVDIKAQLDTTETELDVTKNQLVNITAQLHSTKNELTSTQSNLGTEKNKNSQMANQYSSIRDEINVRLGLTPQDEQSFITPDNLLVSAKVQEIAGGYSENVNEYWSDCERLYRWVVNNISYAKDSYIPFLPEIISGELSWRNECWRTPEETLEDETGDCEDMAVLLASMLRSYNEGEYDIWVLTIHSSVPEVQGHAAVAFPVAGGKLTILDPAGNYYTGYQYGTLRSESVSIAINQWLSYWENDIPGAEIVTAFSETDHQQFSSTAEFITWTEE; translated from the coding sequence ATGCATAATGTTTGGAAGAGACTCTTCATAGTAGCAGTAATTCTACTGGTTACGTGCGCTGCTCTCTGTGGTTCCTTCTGGTATCAGTTAGAAGATACCAAAGCCCAACTTGTGAATACCAGGGTTGAATTAGATATTTCCAACAAACAACTTGCTGAAACTAAAACCTTGCTGGATAATACTGAGGTTCAGTTAGTGGATACTGAGGCTCAGTTAGTGGATATTAAAGCTCAGCTGGATACCACCGAAACAGAGTTGGATGTCACCAAAAATCAGCTGGTTAATATCACAGCCCAGCTGCATTCCACTAAGAACGAACTTACTTCAACTCAAAGTAATTTAGGGACAGAAAAGAACAAGAACAGTCAAATGGCAAATCAGTACAGCAGCATTAGAGACGAAATTAATGTTCGGCTGGGATTAACACCACAAGACGAGCAAAGCTTTATAACCCCTGACAACTTGTTAGTATCGGCAAAAGTGCAGGAAATTGCTGGCGGTTATTCTGAGAACGTAAATGAGTATTGGAGCGATTGCGAGCGATTGTATCGCTGGGTAGTAAACAACATATCATATGCTAAAGACAGCTACATACCGTTCCTTCCGGAAATCATATCCGGTGAATTATCATGGCGCAACGAGTGTTGGCGAACGCCGGAGGAGACTCTTGAAGATGAGACCGGTGACTGTGAAGATATGGCAGTGCTACTCGCAAGCATGCTACGGAGTTATAACGAAGGAGAATATGACATCTGGGTTTTAACAATTCATTCTAGTGTTCCTGAAGTCCAGGGCCATGCAGCGGTTGCTTTCCCGGTTGCTGGCGGTAAACTCACTATTCTTGACCCGGCGGGGAATTACTATACCGGCTATCAATACGGAACTCTCCGGTCTGAGAGTGTCTCTATTGCCATCAACCAGTGGTTATCCTACTGGGAGAATGACATTCCGGGAGCAGAAATAGTCACAGCTTTCTCAGAGACTGACCATCAACAGTTTTCCAGCACAGCGGAGTTCATAACGTGGACAGAAGAGTAA